The Macrococcus sp. 19Msa1099 DNA window GGCGTTTTTGCCTGGTGGCTCATCTTTGGGAAGTTTGAAGGGTCAAAGTTTCTACTCAAAAAGGAAATTGGAATAAATGCTAAAAGGAGAGGTAAAATATGAATATTGAACTGACGAAATTCAAAGTTAAAAAAGGAAAAACAGATGTAGTTGAAGAATGGCTGAATTTTTTAAATAAAAATATGAAAGATGTATTGATTACTCTTGAGAACGAAAAAATGTATGTTGAATCGATTTTTAAAGAAAAGATTAACGAAGATGAATATTTATATTGGTTTTCTGTTCAAGGAGAAGGTGGACAAGAAGTTGAAACTTCAGAACATTGGATTGATAAAAAACATCTAGAGTATTGGAATGAATGCATAGATTCAGAGTTTAAACCTGTAGATCTTGATACTAGAGTTGTCATGATACCGGAGAAAGTAAGAAGTGTTATGAAATAAAAAAATACTGTAAAAACGATGGGTTTTAACCGGTTTTCTTTTATCTTGATAATATAGGTAATTATTTCGATTGAGTCTTACCTATGCTGAACCATTGATATTATTGGCTTAAAACACAAAAAAA harbors:
- a CDS encoding DUF6176 family protein, with amino-acid sequence MNIELTKFKVKKGKTDVVEEWLNFLNKNMKDVLITLENEKMYVESIFKEKINEDEYLYWFSVQGEGGQEVETSEHWIDKKHLEYWNECIDSEFKPVDLDTRVVMIPEKVRSVMK